One stretch of Chryseobacterium sp. LJ668 DNA includes these proteins:
- a CDS encoding M3 family metallopeptidase, with product MKNISSVLLISALAFNYSCTTMKTTDIKQEIPVPDSSLSSNPFMKKSKLQYEAPEFDKIKNEHFKPAFEFGLKQHDAEILKIANNSEAATFENTIVALEKSGEVLKRAVTIFSNLTSANTNPTLQALDEEFAPIFAAHSDKMYLNENLYERIKAISDNGLDSESKRLLKFYKQNFEIAGANLSAADKEKLKQYNQEMASLSTQYSNKLLEARKEGGIIIDNVKELDGLSADEIAAAAADAKTAGKDGKYLLALQNTTQQPVLQNLTNRATREKVFKASWMRAEKGGNSDTRETIEKLAKLRLKKAQILGKKSFAEWKLQDQMAKNPDAAVKLMNQLATPAVETAKREAKDIQDLIDQQKGGFKLEPWDWNFYAEQVRKAKFDLDENQIKPYFEITTVLEKGVFFAAEKFYGLTFKKRTDLPVYHPDVVTYEVFDHNGKSLAIYYLDFYTRDSKNGGAWMSNFVEQSYLLGTKPVIVNCYNYQKPAPGKPSLISYDDVTTIFHEFGHSIHGMFANQKYPSLSGTNVPRDFVEFPSQINEHWALDPVVLKNYAIHYETKQPIPQTLVDKIKKAATFNQGYMTTELVSAAALDMDWHSVTNEGQLLPVLDFEKQSLNNHGFTLSTVPPRYHTPYFAHIWGGGYSAGYYAYLWSETLDSDAWEWISNNGGLTRENGDRFRKYILSVGNSVDLNQAFRDFTGHDPDIKPLLRNRGFIK from the coding sequence ATGAAAAACATTTCATCAGTATTGTTAATTTCTGCTTTGGCATTTAATTACTCATGTACCACAATGAAAACAACCGATATCAAGCAGGAAATTCCTGTACCGGATTCCTCGCTTTCGTCAAATCCGTTTATGAAAAAAAGTAAGCTTCAGTATGAAGCTCCGGAATTTGACAAAATTAAAAATGAACATTTCAAACCTGCTTTTGAATTTGGTCTAAAACAGCATGACGCTGAAATTCTCAAAATTGCCAACAATTCTGAAGCAGCTACTTTTGAAAATACAATTGTAGCATTAGAAAAAAGCGGCGAAGTTCTAAAAAGAGCTGTTACCATTTTTTCAAATCTGACAAGCGCAAACACAAACCCTACTTTACAGGCTTTGGATGAAGAATTTGCCCCGATTTTTGCCGCGCATTCCGATAAAATGTATCTGAATGAAAATTTATATGAAAGAATAAAAGCTATTTCAGATAATGGCTTGGATTCTGAAAGCAAAAGATTATTAAAATTTTACAAACAGAATTTTGAAATCGCAGGAGCCAATCTTTCTGCTGCTGACAAAGAAAAACTAAAGCAATACAATCAGGAAATGGCTTCATTATCAACCCAATATTCCAACAAATTGCTTGAGGCAAGAAAAGAAGGCGGGATCATCATCGACAATGTAAAAGAACTGGACGGACTTTCTGCTGACGAAATTGCCGCAGCTGCTGCCGATGCAAAAACTGCAGGGAAAGATGGAAAATATCTTTTAGCACTTCAAAATACGACACAGCAACCTGTTTTACAAAACCTTACCAATAGAGCGACCCGTGAAAAAGTTTTCAAAGCTTCGTGGATGAGAGCCGAAAAAGGCGGGAACAGCGATACAAGAGAAACGATTGAAAAACTAGCAAAATTAAGACTGAAAAAAGCGCAGATTTTAGGCAAAAAAAGTTTCGCTGAATGGAAACTGCAGGATCAGATGGCAAAAAACCCTGATGCAGCGGTAAAATTAATGAATCAACTGGCAACTCCGGCTGTAGAAACGGCAAAACGTGAAGCAAAAGATATTCAGGATTTGATTGATCAGCAAAAAGGTGGTTTTAAATTAGAACCTTGGGACTGGAATTTCTATGCAGAACAGGTGAGAAAAGCAAAATTTGATTTAGATGAAAACCAGATCAAGCCTTATTTTGAAATTACTACGGTTTTGGAAAAAGGCGTTTTCTTCGCAGCTGAAAAATTTTATGGATTGACTTTCAAAAAAAGAACCGACCTTCCGGTTTATCATCCCGATGTAGTAACTTACGAAGTTTTTGACCATAATGGAAAATCTTTGGCAATTTATTATCTTGATTTTTACACCAGAGATTCTAAAAATGGTGGTGCTTGGATGAGTAATTTCGTTGAACAGTCTTATTTATTAGGAACAAAACCTGTAATTGTCAATTGCTACAACTATCAGAAACCGGCTCCCGGAAAACCTTCACTGATCAGCTATGATGATGTGACAACAATTTTCCACGAGTTCGGTCACTCAATCCATGGAATGTTTGCCAATCAGAAATATCCTTCGCTTTCAGGAACCAATGTTCCGAGAGATTTTGTGGAATTTCCTTCGCAAATTAATGAACACTGGGCTTTAGATCCGGTAGTTTTAAAAAATTACGCAATACATTACGAAACAAAACAGCCTATTCCGCAGACTTTAGTCGATAAAATAAAGAAAGCGGCTACATTCAATCAAGGTTATATGACCACCGAATTGGTTTCTGCCGCGGCTTTAGATATGGATTGGCATTCTGTAACGAACGAAGGACAATTGCTTCCGGTTTTAGATTTTGAGAAACAATCTTTGAATAATCACGGATTTACTTTATCCACCGTTCCTCCAAGATATCATACTCCTTATTTTGCACACATTTGGGGCGGAGGATATTCGGCTGGATATTATGCTTATTTGTGGTCTGAAACATTAGACAGCGATGCCTGGGAATGGATTTCAAATAACGGCGGACTGACCAGAGAAAATGGTGACCGTTTCAGAAAATATATTCTTTCCGTTGGAAATTCTGTTGATCTGAATCAGGCATTCAGAGATTTTACGGGGCACGATCCGGACATCAAACCTTTATTAAGGAACAGAGGTTTTATTAAATAA
- a CDS encoding head GIN domain-containing protein produces the protein MKCTAILLLAGMIILSSCNEKGEKSNWLPDVTNKDHGPLKQKEFNGDFDEIEVSQAIEAEIIKSDIEKVVISAPANIIDEVLVEITGGKVHIHYKTGFRVMNTNNVKATIYARDFMKLIANSAASITVKDKFTQEKTDIEASSAANIKGHLEANDMEISVDSSSSFEGKIWAVDLDVDASSAASIAISGKSKNAEMSSSSGSSIDGKGVTVENLKADASSGASLEVSASSTVDAEASSGGSVNVYKKGNVTMVKKEESSGGSVSIQ, from the coding sequence ATGAAATGTACAGCAATTTTACTTCTTGCCGGAATGATTATTCTTTCTTCTTGCAATGAAAAAGGTGAAAAATCTAACTGGCTTCCCGATGTTACCAACAAAGACCACGGACCGCTGAAGCAAAAGGAATTTAATGGAGACTTTGACGAAATAGAAGTTTCTCAGGCTATCGAGGCTGAAATTATTAAATCTGATATTGAAAAAGTAGTGATCTCTGCTCCTGCCAATATTATTGATGAAGTTTTGGTGGAAATAACAGGCGGAAAAGTGCATATTCATTACAAAACCGGATTTCGTGTGATGAATACGAATAATGTAAAAGCTACAATCTATGCTAGAGATTTTATGAAGTTGATTGCCAATTCTGCGGCAAGTATTACTGTAAAAGATAAATTTACTCAGGAAAAAACAGATATCGAAGCCTCAAGTGCCGCAAATATCAAAGGTCATCTGGAAGCAAACGACATGGAAATATCTGTTGACAGCAGCAGCAGTTTTGAAGGCAAAATATGGGCTGTAGATCTTGATGTTGATGCATCATCGGCTGCAAGTATTGCCATTTCCGGGAAATCTAAAAATGCAGAGATGAGCTCTTCTTCAGGAAGCAGCATTGACGGTAAAGGAGTTACGGTTGAAAACCTTAAAGCAGATGCCTCAAGCGGGGCAAGTTTAGAAGTGAGCGCCAGTTCAACTGTCGATGCAGAGGCTTCTTCTGGGGGCAGCGTAAACGTTTATAAAAAAGGTAATGTAACAATGGTGAAAAAAGAAGAAAGCAGCGGCGGAAGCGTTTCTATTCAATAA